CGGCTCATGGAGGACCAGCGCTACTACATGGACACCACGGGCACCGGGAACTCGCTGCTCATGCGGTCCCCGCACGTGCTCCAGATGATCATGGACTCGCTGCGCTACTGGGTCACCGAGATGCACGTCGACGGCTTCCGTTTCGACCTGGCGGCCACGCTGGCCCGGCAGTTCCACGAGGTGGACCGGCTGTCGTCGTTCTTCGACCTGGTCCAGCAGGACCCGGTGGTGTCCCAGGTGAAGCTGATCGCCGAGCCGTGGGACGTGGGCGAGGGCGGCTACCAGGTAGGCAACTTCCCGCCGCTGTGGACCGAGTGGAACGGCATGTACCGCGACACCGTGCGGGACATGTGGCGGGGCGAGCCGCGCACGCTCGCGGAGTTCGCGTCCCGGCTGACGGGCTCCTCGGACCTCTACCAGGACGACGGCCGCCGTCCGCTGGCCTCGATCAACTTCGTGACGTGCCATGACGGTTTCACGCTCAACGACCTGGTCTCGTACCACGAGAAACGCAACCAGGCCAACGGCGAGGACAACCGGGACGGCGAGAGCCACAACCGGTCCTGGAACTGCGGCGCGGAGGGCGAGACCGACGACCCCGACGTCCTGGCTCTGCGGGCACGCCAGCTGCGGAACTTCATCGCGACGCTGATGCTGTCCCAGGGCGTGCCGATGATCAGCCACGGCGACGAGTTCGCGCGCACCCAGGGCGGCAACAACAACGCGTACTGCCAGGACAACGAGATCTCCTGGGTCCCGTGGCCGGTCGACGGCGAGGGCGGCGAACCGGCTTCCGGTCCCGGCTCCGCCGAACTGCTGGAATTCACGCGCGCGATGGTGTGGCTGCGCAAGGACCACCCGGTCTTCCGCAGGCGGCGCTTCTTCCACGGCCGCCCCGTGGAGGGCACCCACGACGACCTGTCGGACATCGCCTGGTTCACCCCGGCGGGCGAGGAGATGGTCCAGCGCGACTGGGACTCGTCGCAGTCGGGCGCGCTGAGCGTGTTCCTCAACGGCAACGCCATCTCGGAGCCGGACTCCCGCGGGGAGCGCATCACCGACGACTCGTTCCTGCTGATGTTCAACGCCTCGCCGAAGACTCTGGAGTTCGTGGTGCCGGTCAACCACGGCCGGCAGTGGCAGGTCGTGATCGACACGGCCCGGCCCGAGGGCGTGGCCACGGGCACGGGCGCGAAGGTGGCGGCGGGCGACCGCCTGACCCTGGTGGACCACAGTCTGATGGTGCTGCAACGCCCGGCCTAGGCCGTCCTGCGGCCCTCCACGCGCGTGGAGGGCCGTTTTGGCGGCCGTGTGCGGGAGTCGATGACACGAAAGGCGGCGGGGCGGGTACGTAGGTTCCCATGACACCTGAGCGTCCTGACCCGGCCGTGCCCACGGCGACCTATCGGCTGCAACTCCAGCCCGCGTTCCCGTTCGGCGCCGCGGCGGCGGCCGTGCCCTATCTGGCCTCGCTCGGCGTCTCGCATCTGCATCTGTCGCCGTTCCTGGAGTCCGTCCCGGGTTCGACGCACGGCTACGACGTCGTGGACCACACGCGCGTACGCGGTGAGCTGGGCGGCGAGGACGGGCTGCGCGCGCTGGCGCACACCGCGCGGGAGCACGGTCTCGGCCTGGTCGCGGACATCGTGCCCAACCACATGGCCATGTCCCCGCGTCACAACCGCCCCCTGTGGGAGGTGCTCCGGGAAGGGCCCGGGTCACCGTACGCGCGTTGGTTCGACATCGACTGGGAGGCACAGGGCGGGCGCCTGCTGCTGCCGGTGCTCGGGCAGCCGCTCGGCGAGGTGTGGGACCAGCTGAAGGTCGAACGGTGGCAGGACGCCCACCTGGGGTACGACGGCCACGTCCTGCGCTACTACGACCACGTCCTCCCCCTGCGCGAGGGCACCGAGGAGCTGCCGCTGCCGCAGCTCGTCGACGCCCAGTGGTACCGGCCGGCGTGGTGGCGGCTGGCGCGCACCGAGCTCAACTACCGGCGCTTCTTCAGCATCTCGGAGCTGATCGGGGTGCGGGTCGAGGACCCCGAGGTGTTCGCCGCGACGCACGGGAAGCTGCTGGAGCTGGTCGCCGACGGGGTGGTGGAGGGCCTGCGGGTCGACCATCCGGACGGTCTCGCGGACCCGGGCGGCTATCTGCGCCGGCTGCACGGGGCGAGCGGGGGCCGCTGGACGGTGGTCGAGAAGATCCTGGCCGACGGGGAGCACCTGCCGGCGGGCTGGCCGGTCGCGGGGACCACCGGCTACGACGCCCTGCGGCACCTGGACGGCCTGTTCACGGACCCGGCGGGGGCGGGTGAGCTCCTCGGCCAGTACCGGCGGTTCGCCGCCCCTCAGGCCGACCGGGGCGGGCACTGGGAGGCGACGGTACGGCGGGCCGCGTACAAGGTGGTGACGCACGAGCTGGCCACCGAGGTGGACCGGCTGACCCGCGTGGCGAACCGTCTCTGCGCCGCCTCACCGGACCCGGGGCTGCGCGACCGCGCCCCCTGGGCCCTGCGTACCGCGCTGCGCGAGCTGCTGGTCCGCATGGAGGTCTACCGCCCCTACACCCCCGGGGACACGGCCTCCGTGGTCACCGAGGAGGCCGCCGCGGAGGCCCGGCAGGCGTTCGTCGTCCCGGAGGAGGGCGGGGCCGTGGACGCCGTACGGGACCTGCTGCTCGGGCGCCACGGGGACGGGCCCGAGCAGGCGGAGTTCCGGGACCGGTTCGCGCAGACCTCGTCGGCGCTGCGGGCCAAGTCCGTGGAGGACACGGCGTTCTACCGCTATGTGCCGCTGCTGTCGGCGACCGAGGTCGGCGGCAGTCCGGGGAGCCCCGCGGTGTCCCCGGAGGACTTCCACGCCTACTGCGCGCGCGTGCAGCGCGACTGGCCGGCCACGGGGACGGTGCTGTCGACGCACGACACGAAGCGCAGCGCCGACGTACGCGCGGCGCTGGCCGTGCTCACCGAGTGCCCGCAGCGCTGGGCCGACGTCCTCGCGGAGGTCACCCGCGCCGGTGCGGGGGTGCCCGACGCCCAGCTGGCGTGGGCGGCCTGGCAGACGGCCTTCGGCCTGGGCCCGGCGGACGGTGAGCGTCTCCAGGGCGCCCTGCTGAAGCACGTCCGGGAGGCGGGCCTGCACACCGCGTGGACGGAGCAGGAGCCCGCGTACGAGGAGGCGGTGGCGGCGTTCGTGGCGGCGGGGCCGTGCGGGGCCCCCGGCGGAGACGTGGCCGCGCTGCGGAGCGCGCTGGAGCCGCACATCCGGGCGAACGTCCTGGGCGCGGCCCTGGTCCATCTGACGATGCCTGGCGTGCCCGACCTGTATCAGGGCACGGAGAGCGAGTACCGGGCCCTGGTGGACCCGGACAACCGCCGTCCCGTCCCGTTCCCGCCCGAGGCGCCCGGCGAGAAGGACGAGCTGACGGCGACGGCACTGCGGCTGCGCGCGCGGCGCCCGGCGGTGTTCGGCGACACGGCGACGTACACGCCACTCGCCGCGGAGGGCCCGGGGGCGGCGCACTGTGTGGCGTTCGCGCGCTCCGGGGAGGTGGTCACGGCGGTCACCCGGCTGTCCCTGCGGCTGGCGGACAGCGGCGGCTGGCACGACACACGGTTGCCCCTGCCGCCGGGCCGGTGGGCCGATCTGCTGGCTCCGGAAAGGGAGTTCACCGGGCACGCACGCGTGGCGGAGCTTTTCGAGCGGCTGCCGGTGGCGCTGCTCGAACGTGTCGGCGAGGACTGAGAACCCGGGGGCGCGAACACTTCGCCGTGCGCCTTTGTGAGCGCCTTGGCGCCCGGCTCACAGAGGCGCACACTCCTGGCGCTCGTACGGGACAACCGGCGCGTGGTGGTGAGCGCCGTCGGCCTCTTAGCGCCCCTCCTGTGGTACGCGTACACGCCGTCGGCGGGGCGGTGTGCGGCCGTCCGGAACGGCGGATGTCCCCGCCGACGGTCCCCCTCGGCGGTGAATGCTCCCTGGCGCCCCCTGGCGCCGCCCCACCACCTTCTTGACAGTTCCCGGACGCCATGGGGTACTGCGGATTGCGACGCCGGGCGGACCAGACGGGGGTGAGTCTCCTGCCGGAGCAGCGCTACCCCAGTGTGAACGAACTCGTCTCGTCCGCCCGGGCGCTGGCGGCTCACCGGCCCGGCCTGTGTGCCTTCAGGCAGGTCGGCCTCTCCCGCGCGGGACGGCCCCTGCACCTGCTGTCCGTGGGCCACGCGCGGCGCGCCGTGCTCGTCGTCGCGGGCGCCCACGCCAACGAACCCACGGGCGGCTCCACGCTCCTCGCGCTCGCGGAACGGGCCGTGCACGACCGCGAGCTGCGGACGGGTACCTCCTGGCACTTCCTGCTGTGCGCGGACCCGGACGGTGCCAGCCTGCACGTGACGCCGGCGCCACGCAGCCTGCTCGACTACCACCTCGGCTTCTACCGGCCCGCCGGGCCCGAGCAGCCGGAGTGGGCGCCCTCCGTCCTGCCACCCGACCGGCTGCCACCGGAGACCCGTGCCCTGACCCGGGTCATCGACGAGCTGCGGCCCTATCTCCAGGTCACCCTGCACGGCACCGACGTGGGCGGCAGCTGGGTGCAGCTGACGAGGGACGTCCCCGGGCTCGCCGAGCCGTTCGCCAAGTCGGCGGCGGAGCTGCACATCCCGGTGGAGACGGGCGCCTCGGACGCGGCGGGCTGGCCCGCGTCGGGGCCCGGCGTGCACGTGATGCCGGCGCCGGGCTCGGACGTGGCCTACCCGAGCATGCCGGACGACGCCCGGCACAGCACCTGGTACCACGCCCACCGGTACGGCGGTCTGACCGCGGTCGTCGAGGTGCCGATGTGGGCGAGCGACCTGGTGGACGACCCGGCCCCGCATCCCGCGCCGGCGGCGGCGATACGGCGGCTGGCGGGCCGGCTGCTGCGGGACGGGGTGGAGGTCGACCAGGTCCTCGCCGACGCGCGGCCCCGTCTGACGGGCTCCGAGGGGCCCCTGCTGCGGGCCGCCCAGTGGGCGCTGGAGCTGGTGCCCGGGCTGGCCGCCGACTGGACGCACACGCCGCCCGCCGACACGACGATGGCGTACGTCGGCAGCGTGGACGCGTTCGGCCGCCGGCTGCCGCTGCGGGCCGCCGCGATGCTACTGCGGGTCCTGCGGGAGACCGACGACCGCGCGGCACCGCGCCTCGAACACCTGGTCGCGACCTGGAGCGAGGCCTTCATGGACCGTTTCCGGGCCCGCTGG
The DNA window shown above is from Streptomyces sp. NBC_01451 and carries:
- the treY gene encoding malto-oligosyltrehalose synthase translates to MTPERPDPAVPTATYRLQLQPAFPFGAAAAAVPYLASLGVSHLHLSPFLESVPGSTHGYDVVDHTRVRGELGGEDGLRALAHTAREHGLGLVADIVPNHMAMSPRHNRPLWEVLREGPGSPYARWFDIDWEAQGGRLLLPVLGQPLGEVWDQLKVERWQDAHLGYDGHVLRYYDHVLPLREGTEELPLPQLVDAQWYRPAWWRLARTELNYRRFFSISELIGVRVEDPEVFAATHGKLLELVADGVVEGLRVDHPDGLADPGGYLRRLHGASGGRWTVVEKILADGEHLPAGWPVAGTTGYDALRHLDGLFTDPAGAGELLGQYRRFAAPQADRGGHWEATVRRAAYKVVTHELATEVDRLTRVANRLCAASPDPGLRDRAPWALRTALRELLVRMEVYRPYTPGDTASVVTEEAAAEARQAFVVPEEGGAVDAVRDLLLGRHGDGPEQAEFRDRFAQTSSALRAKSVEDTAFYRYVPLLSATEVGGSPGSPAVSPEDFHAYCARVQRDWPATGTVLSTHDTKRSADVRAALAVLTECPQRWADVLAEVTRAGAGVPDAQLAWAAWQTAFGLGPADGERLQGALLKHVREAGLHTAWTEQEPAYEEAVAAFVAAGPCGAPGGDVAALRSALEPHIRANVLGAALVHLTMPGVPDLYQGTESEYRALVDPDNRRPVPFPPEAPGEKDELTATALRLRARRPAVFGDTATYTPLAAEGPGAAHCVAFARSGEVVTAVTRLSLRLADSGGWHDTRLPLPPGRWADLLAPEREFTGHARVAELFERLPVALLERVGED
- a CDS encoding M14 family zinc carboxypeptidase codes for the protein MSLLPEQRYPSVNELVSSARALAAHRPGLCAFRQVGLSRAGRPLHLLSVGHARRAVLVVAGAHANEPTGGSTLLALAERAVHDRELRTGTSWHFLLCADPDGASLHVTPAPRSLLDYHLGFYRPAGPEQPEWAPSVLPPDRLPPETRALTRVIDELRPYLQVTLHGTDVGGSWVQLTRDVPGLAEPFAKSAAELHIPVETGASDAAGWPASGPGVHVMPAPGSDVAYPSMPDDARHSTWYHAHRYGGLTAVVEVPMWASDLVDDPAPHPAPAAAIRRLAGRLLRDGVEVDQVLADARPRLTGSEGPLLRAAQWALELVPGLAADWTHTPPADTTMAYVGSVDAFGRRLPLRAAAMLLRVLRETDDRAAPRLEHLVATWSEAFMDRFRARWVPLEHQVEHQARTVMAAARHAREGAPRR
- the glgX gene encoding glycogen debranching protein GlgX translates to MQVWPGEAYPLGATYDGAGTNFAVFSEAADRVELCLLHDDGSETAVELRETDAFVRHAYLPGVMPGQRYGFRAHGPYAPEHGQRTNSAKLLLDPYAKAISGSVTWGEEVYGYHFDEPDRRNDLDSAPHTMSSVVVNPYFDWGDDRRPRTEYHHTVIYEAHVKGLTMRHPALPEELRGTYAALAHPAIIEHLTKLGVTALELMPVHQFVNDHRLVDMGLNNYWGYNTIGFFAPHNAYASWGDRGQQVLEFKSAVRALHEAGIEVILDVVYNHTAEGNHLGPTLSFKGIDNAQYYRLMEDQRYYMDTTGTGNSLLMRSPHVLQMIMDSLRYWVTEMHVDGFRFDLAATLARQFHEVDRLSSFFDLVQQDPVVSQVKLIAEPWDVGEGGYQVGNFPPLWTEWNGMYRDTVRDMWRGEPRTLAEFASRLTGSSDLYQDDGRRPLASINFVTCHDGFTLNDLVSYHEKRNQANGEDNRDGESHNRSWNCGAEGETDDPDVLALRARQLRNFIATLMLSQGVPMISHGDEFARTQGGNNNAYCQDNEISWVPWPVDGEGGEPASGPGSAELLEFTRAMVWLRKDHPVFRRRRFFHGRPVEGTHDDLSDIAWFTPAGEEMVQRDWDSSQSGALSVFLNGNAISEPDSRGERITDDSFLLMFNASPKTLEFVVPVNHGRQWQVVIDTARPEGVATGTGAKVAAGDRLTLVDHSLMVLQRPA